In one Melaminivora jejuensis genomic region, the following are encoded:
- a CDS encoding ABC transporter ATP-binding protein gives MSSTAPALAFEQLSLAVAGRVLLQQVDLQVPARGLLGLVGANGAGKTSLLRAALGLLAPHCGRVLVQGRAPQHWKAHELARQVGYVAQDGHSHWDLTVHEALHLHPGARPGPWLQRCELQPLLGRRLASLSGGERARVALARALAHSPALLLADEPAAHLDIPHHHRLMALLHEAARERAVVIVLHDLHAAARYCDRLALLGQGRLLAHGPPAEVLTPALLAQAYGAPIAALQVQGQQFFTQPEAVA, from the coding sequence ATGAGCAGCACTGCGCCGGCCCTGGCCTTCGAACAGCTCTCGCTGGCGGTAGCCGGGCGGGTGCTGCTGCAACAGGTGGATCTGCAGGTGCCGGCGCGTGGCCTGCTCGGGCTGGTGGGCGCCAACGGCGCCGGCAAGACCAGCCTGCTGCGTGCCGCACTGGGGCTGCTGGCGCCGCACTGCGGGCGCGTGCTGGTGCAGGGCCGCGCGCCGCAGCACTGGAAGGCGCACGAGCTGGCGCGCCAGGTCGGCTACGTGGCGCAGGACGGGCACAGCCACTGGGATCTGACGGTGCATGAGGCGCTGCATCTGCACCCCGGCGCCCGCCCTGGCCCCTGGCTGCAGCGCTGCGAGCTGCAGCCCCTGCTGGGCCGGCGCCTGGCCAGCCTGTCGGGCGGCGAGCGCGCGCGCGTGGCACTGGCGCGCGCCTTGGCGCACAGCCCCGCACTGCTGCTGGCCGACGAGCCTGCCGCCCACCTGGACATACCGCACCACCACCGTCTGATGGCCTTGCTGCACGAGGCAGCGCGCGAGCGCGCCGTGGTCATCGTGCTGCACGACTTGCACGCAGCCGCGCGGTACTGCGACCGCCTGGCGCTGCTGGGCCAGGGGCGGCTGCTGGCCCATGGCCCACCCGCCGAAGTGCTGACCCCCGCGCTGCTGGCCCAGGCCTATGGCGCACCCATCGCTGCCCTGCAGGTGCAGGGGCAGCAGTTTTTCACCCAACCCGAGGCCGTGGCATGA
- a CDS encoding ABC transporter substrate-binding protein produces MPSAPASLIAAAVLAAAGISHAQPAQRIVALQPSLTEALCSLDACDRLVAVDRHSDWPAGVAALPRVGGMADANVEAIVALRPDLVLLGARSRVAERLRALGLNVLVLEARSHADIHRNLEAIAQALGKPGAGERLWRGLDMRVQEQRRRVPAAWRGRRVYLELHGGRAAASEDSFIGETLALLGLSNVVPGRLGAFPRLGPEYALRADPDVLITTTVGATVPPPQRPGWQALRAVREQRYCTLSERQFDVVLRAGPRIDEAAAALVQCLQGLTPPGA; encoded by the coding sequence ATGCCTTCTGCTCCCGCCTCCCTGATCGCTGCCGCCGTGCTGGCCGCTGCCGGCATCAGCCATGCCCAGCCGGCCCAGCGCATCGTGGCGCTGCAGCCCTCGCTGACCGAGGCCTTGTGCAGCCTGGATGCCTGCGATCGCCTGGTGGCCGTGGATCGGCACTCGGACTGGCCGGCAGGCGTGGCGGCGCTGCCGCGCGTGGGCGGCATGGCCGATGCCAACGTGGAGGCCATCGTCGCCCTGCGCCCCGACCTGGTGCTGCTGGGCGCACGCAGCCGCGTTGCCGAGCGCCTGCGCGCGCTGGGCCTGAATGTGCTGGTGCTGGAGGCCAGGAGCCATGCCGACATCCACCGCAACCTGGAGGCCATCGCCCAGGCGCTGGGCAAGCCCGGCGCCGGCGAGCGCCTGTGGCGCGGCCTGGACATGCGCGTGCAGGAGCAGCGCCGGCGCGTGCCGGCCGCCTGGCGCGGGCGGCGCGTCTATCTGGAGCTGCACGGCGGGCGCGCTGCCGCCAGCGAGGACTCCTTCATCGGCGAGACGCTGGCGCTGCTGGGTTTGAGCAACGTGGTGCCGGGGCGGCTGGGCGCGTTTCCGCGCCTGGGGCCGGAATATGCGCTGCGCGCCGACCCGGACGTGCTGATCACCACCACCGTGGGCGCCACTGTGCCGCCGCCGCAGCGCCCCGGCTGGCAGGCCCTGCGCGCGGTGCGCGAGCAGCGCTATTGCACGCTGTCCGAGCGGCAGTTCGACGTGGTGCTGCGCGCCGGCCCGCGCATCGACGAGGCGGCCGCCGCGCTGGTGCAATGTCTGCAGGGCCTGACGCCGCCGGGGGCGTGA
- the rpmB gene encoding 50S ribosomal protein L28, with protein MARVCEVTGKKPMSGNNVSHANNKTKRRFLPNLQYRRFWVESENRWVRLRVSGAALRLIDKNGIESVLADMRARGQA; from the coding sequence ATGGCACGCGTATGTGAAGTAACGGGCAAGAAGCCCATGAGCGGGAACAACGTTTCCCACGCCAACAACAAGACCAAGCGCCGCTTCCTGCCCAACCTGCAGTACCGCCGCTTCTGGGTGGAGAGCGAAAACCGCTGGGTGCGCCTGCGCGTGTCCGGTGCCGCGCTGCGCCTGATCGACAAGAACGGCATCGAGTCCGTGCTCGCAGACATGCGCGCACGCGGCCAGGCCTGA
- the rpmG gene encoding 50S ribosomal protein L33, which yields MATKGGREKIKLVSTASTGHFYTTTKNKKTMPEKMSIIKFDPKARKHVEYKEAKLK from the coding sequence ATGGCCACCAAAGGCGGACGCGAAAAGATCAAGCTGGTTTCCACTGCGAGCACCGGCCACTTCTACACCACCACCAAGAACAAGAAGACGATGCCCGAGAAGATGAGCATCATCAAGTTCGACCCCAAGGCGCGCAAGCACGTCGAATACAAGGAAGCCAAGCTGAAGTAA
- a CDS encoding ATP-binding protein has translation MTPDALPPPPFPFAAITGQPRLTLALLLAAIDPAIGGVLIEGPRGTAKSTAARALAQLLAPAPFVTVPLGAALESVTGTLDLQSALSGHEVRFAPGLLARAHGGVLYVDEINLLPDALVDVLLDAAASGLNLVERDGISHQHAARFVLVGTMNPEEGALRPQLLDRLGLAVRLDNVQHAASRQAIVRARLAFDADPAGFAARHAGAQQQLRQQLARARTRAAAAGALPWSDAVHAAVSELCIAARVDGLRADLVLLRAARALAAWQGAVEVLPRHVQEVAELVLGHRRQAGAPVEPPSAAQPLAPAQATPPTPPPEDAAALSAEPTAAAAPGPAAPTADVPTGGGTEAGEQSGSDRAEDDWGALPPEPVGIAPVKPLRPLHWSNSKKA, from the coding sequence ATGACGCCTGACGCCCTCCCTCCCCCACCCTTCCCCTTCGCCGCCATCACCGGCCAGCCGCGCCTGACCCTGGCCCTGCTGCTGGCCGCCATCGACCCGGCCATCGGCGGCGTGCTGATCGAAGGCCCGCGCGGCACGGCCAAGTCCACGGCGGCGCGGGCCCTCGCGCAGTTGCTGGCGCCGGCGCCCTTCGTCACCGTGCCGCTGGGTGCGGCGCTGGAGAGCGTCACCGGCACGCTGGACTTGCAAAGCGCCCTGTCCGGCCACGAGGTGCGCTTCGCCCCCGGGCTGCTGGCGCGCGCGCACGGCGGCGTGCTGTACGTCGATGAAATCAACCTGCTGCCCGATGCCCTGGTCGATGTGCTGCTGGACGCCGCCGCCAGCGGCCTGAACCTGGTCGAGCGCGACGGCATCTCGCACCAGCACGCGGCGCGCTTCGTCCTGGTGGGCACCATGAACCCCGAGGAAGGCGCGCTGCGCCCGCAGCTGCTCGACCGCCTGGGCTTGGCCGTGCGGCTGGACAACGTGCAGCACGCCGCCAGCCGCCAGGCCATCGTGCGCGCCCGCCTGGCCTTCGATGCCGACCCGGCCGGCTTTGCCGCCCGCCACGCGGGCGCCCAGCAGCAGCTGAGGCAGCAACTCGCCCGCGCCCGCACCCGGGCCGCCGCTGCCGGCGCCCTGCCCTGGAGCGACGCCGTACACGCCGCCGTCAGCGAGCTGTGCATTGCCGCCCGGGTGGACGGCCTGCGCGCCGACCTGGTGCTGCTGCGCGCCGCGCGGGCCTTGGCCGCCTGGCAGGGCGCGGTCGAAGTGCTGCCCAGGCATGTGCAGGAAGTGGCCGAGCTGGTGCTGGGCCACCGCCGCCAGGCCGGCGCGCCGGTGGAGCCGCCCTCGGCAGCGCAGCCACTGGCGCCTGCACAGGCAACGCCGCCCACCCCACCACCCGAGGACGCAGCGGCGCTAAGTGCCGAACCGACAGCCGCCGCAGCCCCTGGGCCAGCCGCGCCGACTGCAGACGTGCCCACGGGAGGCGGCACCGAGGCGGGTGAGCAAAGTGGCAGCGACCGGGCCGAAGACGACTGGGGCGCCCTGCCCCCTGAACCCGTCGGCATCGCCCCGGTCAAGCCGCTGCGCCCGCTGCACTGGAGCAATTCAAAAAAAGCCTGA
- the cobW gene encoding cobalamin biosynthesis protein CobW: MNQDTRPALGKIPATVVTGFLGSGKTTLLRHVLANAEGRRIAVIVNEFGELGIDGDILKACGIGCDDEGGAGGEQAGQLYELANGCMCCTVQEEFFPVMQQLAARKGEIDALLIETSGLALPKPLVQAFQWPEIAGTFTVDAVVTVVDTPATAAGQFAAHPAAVDAQRRADPNLDHESPLHELFEDQLGAADLVVLNKCDLVQEAALAQVEALVRAELPPEVKVVHATEGRLPLDVLLGLQRAAEATIDERASHHDHDEDHDHDEFQSFDVALPEVEREALLAALQQLVAEQPILRIKGFAALPGKPMRLLVQGVGARFSHHFDRPWRADEERRTRLVFIGQGLDEAAVRAALAPLAT; the protein is encoded by the coding sequence ATGAACCAAGACACCCGCCCGGCCCTGGGCAAGATCCCCGCCACCGTGGTCACCGGCTTTCTGGGCAGCGGCAAGACTACGCTCTTGCGCCACGTGCTGGCCAACGCCGAAGGCCGGCGCATCGCCGTCATCGTCAACGAGTTCGGCGAACTCGGCATCGACGGCGACATCCTGAAGGCCTGCGGCATCGGCTGCGACGATGAGGGTGGCGCGGGGGGCGAGCAGGCCGGCCAGCTGTACGAGTTGGCCAACGGCTGCATGTGCTGCACGGTGCAGGAGGAATTCTTCCCGGTCATGCAGCAGCTGGCAGCCCGCAAGGGCGAGATCGACGCCCTGCTGATCGAGACCAGCGGCCTGGCGTTACCGAAGCCCCTGGTGCAGGCTTTCCAGTGGCCCGAGATCGCCGGCACCTTCACGGTGGACGCCGTGGTCACCGTGGTGGACACGCCGGCCACCGCCGCCGGCCAGTTCGCCGCCCACCCCGCCGCCGTGGACGCCCAGCGCCGCGCCGACCCGAATCTGGATCACGAATCGCCCCTGCACGAGCTGTTCGAGGATCAGCTCGGCGCCGCCGACCTGGTGGTGCTCAACAAGTGCGACCTGGTTCAGGAGGCCGCGCTGGCGCAGGTCGAGGCCCTGGTGCGCGCCGAACTGCCGCCCGAGGTCAAGGTGGTACACGCCACCGAAGGCCGGCTGCCGCTGGATGTACTGCTGGGCCTGCAGCGCGCTGCCGAGGCCACCATCGACGAGCGCGCCAGCCACCACGACCATGACGAAGACCACGACCACGACGAGTTCCAGTCCTTTGACGTGGCGCTGCCCGAGGTCGAGCGCGAGGCGCTGCTCGCCGCGCTGCAGCAGTTGGTGGCCGAGCAGCCCATCCTGCGCATCAAGGGCTTTGCCGCCCTGCCGGGCAAACCCATGCGCCTGCTGGTGCAGGGCGTGGGCGCGCGCTTTTCGCACCACTTCGACCGGCCCTGGCGCGCGGACGAGGAGCGACGCACGCGGCTGGTGTTCATCGGCCAAGGCCTGGACGAGGCCGCCGTGCGTGCCGCGCTGGCGCCGCTCGCGACGTGA
- the purN gene encoding phosphoribosylglycinamide formyltransferase has product MKNIVILISGGGSNMAAIVRAAQQQDWQERHGIRIAAVISNRPGAGGLALAQGLGIATQVLDHKAYATREDFDAALAQAVAAHDPALVVLAGFMRVLTPIFVERFAGRLLNIHPSLLPAFPGLDTHQRAIDAGCKVAGCTVHEVTAELDVGPILEQAVVPVLPCDSAQTLAARVLEQEHQIYPRAILAFLRCGEDGQGAGASCLR; this is encoded by the coding sequence ATGAAGAACATCGTGATTTTGATCTCCGGCGGCGGCTCCAACATGGCCGCCATCGTGCGCGCCGCGCAGCAGCAGGACTGGCAGGAGCGCCACGGCATCCGCATCGCTGCCGTCATCAGCAACCGCCCCGGCGCCGGCGGCCTGGCCCTGGCGCAGGGGCTGGGCATCGCCACCCAGGTGCTCGATCACAAGGCCTACGCCACGCGCGAGGACTTCGACGCCGCGCTAGCCCAGGCCGTGGCAGCCCACGATCCGGCGCTGGTGGTGCTGGCCGGCTTCATGCGCGTGCTGACACCGATCTTCGTCGAGCGCTTCGCGGGCCGGCTGCTGAACATCCACCCCTCGTTGCTGCCGGCCTTCCCGGGCCTGGACACGCACCAGCGGGCCATCGATGCCGGCTGCAAGGTGGCCGGCTGCACGGTGCATGAGGTCACTGCGGAGCTTGATGTCGGCCCCATCCTGGAGCAGGCCGTGGTGCCGGTGCTGCCCTGCGACAGCGCCCAGACGCTGGCGGCGCGCGTGCTGGAGCAGGAGCACCAGATCTACCCGCGCGCCATCCTGGCCTTCCTGCGGTGCGGCGAGGATGGGCAGGGCGCTGGCGCCAGCTGCCTGCGCTGA
- a CDS encoding LLM class flavin-dependent oxidoreductase: protein MTPQPPRGFQRFDLAGWSREATLGPHRELLDFFCTAEQLGFDGVWFHEFRLLEGSGPYPSPLLLAAALLARTERLRVGISALVAPLHQPLLLAEELLQLHFQSDGRLDAGLGRGTDAATLAQLGIAQEETRTRFEHCCTTLLDAARAVPLYVAGSTAETLAFALARRLPLLLSLEPPEAAQLAQVRQLVDAAAGQQVLARSSLSRYVCIASRRSEAQALLDELWPRLHERRVYFAGRRGVPAHAVAPLDTARALREQWIVGTPEQCHEQLMQLGQSSGIGALRCVFNANGLLSRAQALAGMTLFAREVLPALRPARPILPTVSGAGPR, encoded by the coding sequence ATGACCCCTCAACCCCCGCGCGGATTCCAGCGCTTCGACCTGGCCGGCTGGTCGCGCGAGGCCACGCTGGGGCCGCACCGCGAACTGCTGGATTTTTTCTGCACCGCCGAGCAGCTGGGCTTTGACGGTGTGTGGTTCCATGAATTCCGGCTGCTGGAAGGCAGCGGCCCCTACCCCTCGCCCCTGCTGCTGGCTGCTGCGCTGCTGGCGCGCACCGAGCGGCTGCGCGTGGGCATCTCGGCGCTGGTGGCGCCCCTGCACCAGCCGCTGCTGCTGGCCGAGGAGCTGCTGCAGCTGCACTTCCAGAGCGATGGCCGCCTGGACGCCGGCCTGGGCCGGGGCACGGATGCCGCCACGCTGGCGCAACTGGGCATCGCCCAGGAGGAGACGCGCACGCGCTTCGAGCACTGCTGCACGACCTTGCTGGACGCAGCGCGCGCCGTGCCGCTGTACGTGGCCGGCAGCACCGCCGAGACCCTGGCGTTTGCCCTGGCCCGGCGCCTGCCGCTGCTGCTCAGCCTGGAGCCGCCGGAGGCCGCGCAGCTGGCGCAGGTGCGGCAGTTGGTCGATGCCGCTGCCGGCCAGCAGGTACTGGCGCGCTCGTCGCTGTCGCGCTATGTCTGCATCGCCAGCCGCCGCAGCGAGGCCCAGGCCCTGCTCGACGAACTATGGCCGCGCCTGCATGAGCGGCGCGTGTATTTCGCCGGGCGCCGCGGCGTGCCGGCACACGCCGTCGCACCGCTGGACACGGCACGCGCCCTGCGCGAGCAATGGATCGTGGGCACGCCCGAGCAGTGCCACGAGCAGCTGATGCAACTGGGCCAGTCCAGCGGCATCGGTGCGCTGCGCTGCGTCTTCAATGCCAACGGCCTGCTGTCGCGTGCCCAGGCCCTGGCCGGCATGACCCTGTTTGCCCGCGAAGTGCTGCCGGCGCTGCGCCCAGCCCGGCCTATACTGCCGACCGTTTCGGGTGCCGGCCCGCGCTGA
- a CDS encoding vWA domain-containing protein: MPAHVYRRAAAPRAPALHCFVLDCSGSMLRAGQLARAKGVLAELLAQAYRWRDPVALLGFGGAGSALVLAPGRALQDAGGALAPLAGGGGTPLGAALQDADALLRRHRQGQRWLWLLTDGRTREQPPRPAWADWLCVIDFDTARPPWAVPQRWPSPGRPTICARRMAGAEGAGRLCVVRWVFCLGRSA; the protein is encoded by the coding sequence ATGCCTGCCCATGTGTACCGGCGTGCCGCAGCGCCACGCGCGCCGGCGCTGCATTGCTTTGTGCTGGATTGCTCAGGCTCCATGCTGCGCGCCGGGCAGCTGGCGCGTGCCAAGGGTGTGCTGGCCGAGCTGCTGGCGCAGGCCTACCGCTGGCGCGATCCGGTCGCGCTGCTGGGCTTTGGCGGCGCCGGCAGCGCCCTGGTGCTGGCGCCGGGGCGGGCGCTGCAGGACGCTGGCGGCGCGCTGGCGCCGCTCGCCGGTGGCGGCGGCACGCCCCTGGGCGCTGCGCTGCAGGATGCCGACGCCCTGCTGCGCCGCCATCGCCAGGGCCAGCGCTGGCTGTGGCTGCTAACCGACGGGCGCACCCGCGAGCAGCCGCCGCGCCCGGCCTGGGCGGACTGGCTGTGCGTCATCGACTTCGACACGGCACGCCCGCCCTGGGCCGTGCCGCAGCGCTGGCCCAGTCCTGGCAGGCCCACTATCTGCGCGCGCAGGATGGCTGGGGCTGAGGGGGCTGGGAGGTTATGCGTTGTGCGTTGGGTGTTTTGCCTTGGGCGTTCTGCGTAG
- the cobN gene encoding cobaltochelatase subunit CobN: MHLLSTRPGGFVEDDSAVICLEQTPADIVVLSSADTTLALLAAARAQLAQTDPGFPSLRLANLLHLRGNASLDRYADEVLQHARAVIVDHLGSESTWPYGIQQLAALARQHGQALTLFSGDLTEDPALLARGTLPEGTGRLLWRYLRAGGAANALHFLRAVAWHGLAYGSEPPPPRPLPQVALHVPTAWTQPLAAHDPAPAAADPLAALQRAWHPGAPVVALVFYRSHLLAGNTAAFDDLALALHARGLNALPLALDSLKDALCLATLRALCEQHAVQLVLNTTAFAALGHDGGAQPQDALAGDAPVLQVIVSGTDRSGWLQDSQGLRPRDIAMQIVLPEMDGRIISRAISFKAGTERCPHTQVDLVRYQSEPDRVDFVADLAQRWCRLRQLAPQDKRLALILANYPGSEGRIGSGVGLDTPASVMQLLHLLQREGHELGTEALPEDGDALMRRLTQGIANDPTQWPLRPALQSYPLADYRARLAALPPGMEAAIIARWGPPEADPALRQGRFMIAGLRLGQVFVGIQPARTLEVQDWANYHDAELPPPHHYLAFYFWLRDVFRVDAVAHVGKHGNLEWLPGKSLALSSACWPDAIFGPLPHLYPFIVNDPGEGAQAKRRSQAVIIDHLMPPLTRAENHGPMQELERLVDEFYDALLVDARRADLLRQQILALVRQQQLAGELGLDGALAQGEDDRVLERIDAYLCELKETQIRDGLHIFGASPIGVQRRDTLLALARYASADGAPGLIAALAADLLGDGTDPFAPGSAEPFTAERPALLQQVSDAPWRHWGDTRERLELLAAQLLHQRLEQEIDKNDSCHRLSSKGLSHISFKNTNAALDRVLQVLAPRLDACGGEELRQFSQALRGRFVPPGPSGSPSRGRPDVLPTGRNFYTVDTRAIPTQTAWALGERAARALIERHLQEHGDYPRSIGLSVWGTATMRTGGDDIAQALALIGVRPRWAPGSQRVVDFEVIPRVGLHRPRVDVTLRISGLFRDAFPATVQLFDAAVQAVAALDGEDEHDNPIRARILADSAQLAAQGLPTHEARRRAGWRVFGSRPGHYGSGLELLLRSGQWDSDADLGAAWLAASSHAYGQSDEGSAAGDALALRVAGLDAVLHNQDSREHDILDSGDYHLFQGGMAASVRHLSGRQPALYHGDHGNPAQPRVRSLQEEIGRVVRARMTNPKWLAGVRRHGYKGAFEMAASVDYLFGFDATARVVGDHHYAMVTDAYVFDAVNRDFLAQHNPQALADILARLREAIARGLWQQPGDYAARLDDLALAHDEQLE; encoded by the coding sequence ATGCACCTGCTGAGCACCCGCCCCGGCGGCTTCGTCGAGGACGACAGCGCCGTCATCTGCCTGGAGCAGACCCCCGCCGACATCGTGGTGCTCAGCAGCGCCGACACCACGCTGGCCCTGCTGGCCGCCGCGCGCGCGCAGCTGGCGCAGACCGACCCCGGCTTTCCCAGCCTGCGCCTGGCCAATTTGCTGCACCTGCGCGGCAATGCCTCGCTCGATCGCTACGCCGACGAAGTACTGCAGCACGCGCGCGCGGTCATCGTCGATCACCTGGGCTCGGAATCCACCTGGCCCTACGGCATCCAGCAACTCGCCGCCCTGGCGCGCCAGCATGGGCAGGCGCTGACGCTGTTCTCGGGCGACCTGACCGAAGACCCGGCCCTGCTGGCGCGAGGCACCCTGCCCGAGGGCACCGGCCGGCTGCTGTGGCGCTATCTGCGCGCGGGCGGCGCGGCCAACGCCCTGCATTTCCTGCGTGCCGTCGCCTGGCATGGCCTGGCCTACGGCAGCGAGCCACCGCCGCCGCGCCCACTGCCGCAGGTCGCCTTGCACGTGCCGACGGCCTGGACGCAGCCCCTCGCTGCCCACGATCCGGCACCCGCAGCCGCCGACCCGCTGGCCGCCCTGCAGCGCGCCTGGCACCCGGGCGCGCCGGTCGTGGCGCTGGTCTTTTATCGCTCGCACTTGCTGGCTGGCAATACCGCCGCTTTTGACGACCTGGCGTTGGCGCTGCACGCACGCGGCCTGAACGCGCTGCCGCTGGCGCTGGACTCGCTCAAGGACGCCCTGTGCCTGGCCACGCTGCGCGCGCTGTGCGAGCAGCACGCCGTACAGCTGGTGCTCAACACCACGGCCTTTGCCGCCCTGGGCCACGACGGCGGCGCGCAGCCGCAAGACGCGCTGGCCGGTGACGCGCCAGTGCTGCAGGTCATCGTCAGCGGCACCGACCGCAGCGGCTGGCTGCAAGACAGCCAGGGCCTGCGCCCGCGCGACATCGCCATGCAAATCGTGCTGCCCGAGATGGACGGGCGCATCATCAGCCGCGCCATCAGCTTCAAGGCGGGCACCGAGCGCTGCCCGCACACCCAGGTCGATCTGGTGCGCTACCAAAGTGAGCCTGACCGGGTGGATTTCGTGGCCGACCTGGCGCAGCGCTGGTGCCGCCTGCGCCAACTGGCGCCGCAGGACAAGCGGCTGGCGCTGATCCTGGCCAACTACCCCGGCAGCGAAGGCCGCATCGGCAGCGGCGTGGGCCTGGACACTCCCGCGTCCGTCATGCAGCTGCTGCACCTGCTGCAGCGCGAGGGCCACGAGCTGGGCACTGAGGCCCTGCCCGAGGACGGCGACGCGCTGATGCGCCGTCTGACCCAAGGCATTGCCAACGACCCCACGCAGTGGCCGCTGCGCCCGGCCCTGCAAAGCTACCCGCTGGCCGACTACCGCGCCCGCTTGGCCGCCCTACCACCGGGCATGGAAGCCGCCATCATCGCCCGCTGGGGCCCGCCCGAAGCCGATCCCGCGCTGCGCCAGGGCCGCTTCATGATCGCCGGCCTGCGCCTGGGCCAGGTCTTCGTCGGCATCCAGCCGGCGCGCACCCTGGAGGTGCAGGACTGGGCCAACTACCACGACGCCGAGCTGCCCCCGCCGCACCACTACCTGGCGTTCTACTTCTGGCTGCGCGACGTGTTCAGGGTGGACGCCGTGGCGCACGTGGGCAAGCACGGCAATCTGGAGTGGCTGCCGGGCAAGAGCCTGGCGCTGTCGTCCGCGTGCTGGCCGGACGCCATCTTCGGCCCCCTGCCGCACCTGTATCCCTTCATCGTCAACGACCCCGGCGAGGGCGCGCAGGCCAAGCGGCGCAGCCAGGCCGTCATCATCGACCACCTGATGCCGCCGCTCACGCGCGCCGAGAACCACGGCCCCATGCAGGAGCTGGAGCGCCTGGTCGATGAGTTCTACGACGCCCTGCTGGTGGACGCACGCCGCGCCGATCTGCTGCGCCAGCAAATCCTGGCCCTGGTGCGCCAGCAGCAACTCGCCGGCGAGCTGGGCCTGGACGGGGCGCTGGCGCAGGGCGAGGACGACAGGGTGCTGGAGCGCATCGACGCCTATCTGTGCGAGTTGAAGGAAACGCAGATCCGCGATGGCCTGCACATCTTTGGCGCAAGCCCCATTGGCGTGCAGCGGCGGGACACCCTGCTGGCCTTGGCGCGCTACGCCAGCGCCGACGGCGCACCCGGCCTGATCGCCGCGCTGGCCGCCGACCTGCTGGGAGACGGCACCGACCCCTTCGCCCCCGGCAGCGCCGAGCCTTTCACGGCAGAGCGCCCGGCGCTGCTGCAGCAAGTCAGCGACGCGCCCTGGCGCCACTGGGGCGACACGCGCGAGCGCCTGGAGTTGCTGGCCGCGCAGCTGCTGCACCAGCGCCTGGAGCAAGAGATTGATAAAAATGATAGCTGTCATCGCTTATCCAGCAAGGGTTTGAGCCATATTTCATTCAAAAACACCAACGCTGCGCTGGATCGCGTGCTGCAGGTGCTGGCGCCGCGCCTGGACGCCTGCGGCGGCGAGGAGCTGCGCCAGTTCAGCCAGGCGCTGCGCGGGCGCTTCGTGCCGCCGGGGCCGAGCGGCTCGCCCTCGCGCGGGCGGCCCGACGTGCTGCCGACGGGGCGCAACTTCTACACCGTGGACACGCGCGCCATCCCCACGCAGACCGCCTGGGCGCTGGGCGAGCGCGCCGCGCGCGCGCTCATCGAACGCCACCTGCAAGAGCACGGCGACTACCCGCGCAGCATCGGCCTGTCCGTCTGGGGCACGGCCACCATGCGCACTGGCGGCGACGACATCGCGCAGGCGCTGGCGCTGATAGGAGTGCGCCCGCGCTGGGCGCCGGGCAGCCAGCGCGTGGTGGACTTCGAGGTCATCCCGCGCGTGGGCCTGCACCGTCCGCGCGTGGACGTGACGCTGCGCATCTCCGGCCTGTTTCGCGACGCCTTCCCGGCCACGGTGCAGCTGTTCGACGCCGCCGTGCAGGCCGTGGCGGCGCTCGATGGCGAGGACGAACACGACAACCCCATCCGCGCGCGCATCCTGGCCGACAGCGCGCAACTGGCCGCGCAGGGCCTGCCGACGCATGAAGCACGCCGGCGCGCCGGCTGGCGCGTCTTCGGCAGCCGCCCGGGGCACTACGGCAGCGGACTGGAGCTATTGCTGCGCTCGGGCCAGTGGGACAGCGACGCCGACCTGGGCGCCGCGTGGCTGGCCGCCAGCAGCCACGCCTATGGCCAGAGCGACGAGGGCAGCGCCGCTGGCGACGCGCTGGCACTGCGCGTGGCCGGGCTGGATGCCGTGCTGCACAACCAGGACAGCCGCGAGCACGACATCCTGGACTCGGGCGACTACCACCTGTTCCAGGGCGGCATGGCGGCCAGCGTGCGCCACCTGTCGGGCCGCCAGCCGGCGCTGTACCACGGCGACCACGGCAACCCGGCGCAGCCGCGCGTGCGCAGCCTGCAGGAGGAAATCGGCCGCGTGGTGCGCGCGCGCATGACCAACCCCAAGTGGCTGGCCGGCGTGCGCCGCCACGGCTACAAGGGCGCGTTCGAGATGGCAGCCAGCGTGGACTACTTGTTCGGCTTCGACGCCACGGCGCGGGTGGTGGGCGACCACCACTATGCGATGGTGACCGACGCTTATGTGTTCGATGCCGTGAACCGCGATTTTCTGGCGCAGCACAACCCGCAGGCGCTGGCCGACATCCTGGCGCGCCTGCGCGAGGCGATTGCACGGGGGTTGTGGCAGCAGCCGGGGGATTACGCCGCGCGGCTCGACGATCTGGCGCTGGCGCATGATGAGCAGCTGGAGTGA